From Daucus carota subsp. sativus chromosome 6, DH1 v3.0, whole genome shotgun sequence, the proteins below share one genomic window:
- the LOC108227904 gene encoding 65-kDa microtubule-associated protein 1, which translates to MAALDSQNTLLGETTCGSLLQQLQQIWDEVGESDAERDKMLLQLEQECLDVYKRKVDHAVKSRAHLLQSLADGQVELHSLMSALGEKTYVGIPDNTSGTIKEQLSAIAPTLEQLWKQKDERIKEFSDVQSQIQMICGQITGTIEKVGSPVVDESDLSLKKLDEFQAKLQELQKEKSDRLHKVLEFVSTVHDLCAVLRMDFFSTVTEVHPSLDDSIGVQSKSISNDTLSQLAKTVLALEEDKEQRLHKLQELAKQLIDLWNLMDTSEEERSLFDHVTCNVSASVDEVTIPGALALDLIEQAEVEVERLDQLKASRMKEIAFKRQAELEEIYVHAHVEIDSEAARERIMALIDSGDVEPAELLDDMDNQIVKAKEEALSRKDILDKVEKWMSACEEESWLEDYNRDDNRYNASRGAHLNLKRAEKARILVNKIPALVESLVAKTRAWEEERGVSFTYDGVPLLAMLDEYAMLRNDREEEKRRMKDQKKFHEQTNAAEQETAFTARPSPARPVGTKKAVGSRANGANGTPNRRLSLNAHQNGSRSINKDGRRESMRAAAPLKEDAGSCISGSEPLPSTP; encoded by the exons ATGGCAGCATTAGATTCGCAGAACACGCTACTCGGAGAAACCACTTGTGGTTCTTTACTACAGCAGTTGCAG CAaatttgggatgaagttggtgaGAGTGACGCTGAACGGGATAAGATGCTTCTTCAGTTGGAGCAAGAGTGCTTGGATGTGTACAAGAGAAAGGTTGACCATGCTGTCAAGTCGAGGGCACACTTGCTTCAGTCACTTGCTGATGGTCAAGTTGAGCTTCACAGTCTTATGTCAGCACTGGGGGAAAAAACTTATGTTGGAATT CCTGACAATACTTCAGGAACAATTAAGGAGCAACTTTCAGCTATAGCACCAACATTAGAACAACTATGGAAGCAGAAGGATGAGAGAATAAAAGAGTTCTCAGATGTACAATCTCAAATTCAAATGATATGTGGTCAAATTACAGGAACCATTGAAAAAGTGGGAAGCCCTGTAGTTGATGAGTCTGATCTTTCCCTGAAGAAATTGGATGAATTTCAAGCCAAGCTGCAAGAATTGCAGAAAGAAAAg AGTGATCGGTTGCATAAGGTCCTTGAATTTGTCAGCACGGTGCATGACCTTTGTGCTGTTCTTCGGATGGACTTCTTCAGTACCGTTACTGAAGTTCATCCTAGTCTGGATGATTCTATAGGTGTACAGTCTAAAAGCATAAGTAATGACACCTTATCTCAGTTGGCCAAGACCGTCTTAGCTTTAGAAGAAGATAAGGAACAGAGGTTGCATAAG CTTCAAGAGTTAGCAAAACAACTTATTGATCTTTGGAATCTAATGGATACCTCTGAAGAAGAGAGAAGCTTGTTTGACCATGTTACCTGCAATGTGTCAGCTTCTGTCGACGAAGTGACCATTCCTGGCGCCCTTGCTTTGGATCTGATTGAGCAG GCTGAGGTGGAAGTTGAAAGGCTAGATCAGCTAAAAGCTAGCAGAATGAAGGAAATTGCATTTAAGAGACAAGCTGAGCTGGAAGAGATCTATGTGCATGCCCATGTAGAGATTGATTCGGAGGCTGCTCGTGAAAGAATCATGGCATTGATTGATTCCGGGGATGTTGAGCCTGCTGAGTTACTGGACGACATGGATAATCAGATAGTAAAAGCAAAAGAAGAGGCACTAAGCAGAAAGGACATACTGGACAAGGTGGAGAAATGGATGTCAGCTTGTGAAGAAGAGAGTTGGCTCGAAGACTACAACAGG GACGACAATAGGTATAACGCGAGCAGAGGTGCACACTTGAATCTTAAACGTGCTGAGAAGGCCAGAAttctagtaaacaaaattcctg CTTTAGTTGAATCATTAGTTGCCAAAACTCGTGCTTGGGAAGAAGAACGTGGAGTATCATTTACCTACGACGGTGTTCCTCTACTTGCCATGCTAGACGAATATGCGATGCTCAGGAATGACcgagaagaagaaaaaagaaggaTGAAG GATCAGAAGAAGTTTCATGAACAGACAAATGCTGCCGAACAGGAAACAGCATTCACTGCAAGGCCAAGCCCTGCTCGACCAGTTGGCACGAAGAAGGCAGTTGGTTCTCGTGCTAATGGGGCAAATGGAACTCCTAATAGACGATTATCTCTGAATGCTCATCAAAATGGTTCGCGGTCCATTAACAAAGATGGAAGACGGGAGAGCATGAGGGCTGCAGCTCCCTTGAAAGAGGATGCTGGCTCGTGCATTTCAGGAAGTGAGCCTCTACCAAGTACACCATGA